The DNA window AATGAATCCCAGTCTAATCCGAGTGTTCAATCGGGAACCTTATTTTACaacattttaccatttttttcaaatttaaccatatttttgtaatctacatcaaatatttattctatattcaatcatatctcaacaatatattaaattaaattaaaacaatgcattattcacatacaaacttacatcggtgcaaaatataatcattttgcaatttagtctacgatcttttcctttccccgattgAGATTGATTCcacgttcttcttgatctataatatgaaatttagcttgtttaatattcacatttatcaaagtAGTCCTCGACtcaatttttggaaaaatcacgattttacccctaaacttttgcatatttccacttttttcccaaagctcagaaattaaacttcatctcttattcttatgctTTATGGCAtgatgaacatttttcccttctatggtaacatcaaattcccactctaacacttacttatgaacattaggtatttttaccgattatgacgttttactcgttttcacttaaaatcgcttagtaaaagttgtttcaCATAATTCCAaccttcatattccaccataaaacatcaaaataaacacatttcacctatggttatttttccaaatatgaacccctaggttaaattattgctagaataagctaaatcaagttatcgggactccaaaaacataaataacattaaaaacggggcttgggatcacttactatggagcttgggaGCTTGAAAACACTAACTATGGATTTCCCCTTGTAAAGTTCGGCCCTAGCTTGAaggtggacaaaaattggcttttaattttgtttttaattcattttaataactaaatgactaaaatacccttcacttAAAAAATcgtatttcacttatctcatgtccatttttgtccacaatttaaacaatggtctaattttcatttaaagacctccaatttaaaatttcataacaattggacacctctaacatatagaactcaacttttgtactttttacaatttagtccttttgactaaattgagtacccaaatgtcaaaatttttgaacgaaattttcatgaaatatttatgtgaaattgtaggccataaaatataatgttaataaaatttttccccgtcggatttgtggtcccgaaaccactgttccgactaggcactaaatcgagttgttacaactctccccgctttagggattttcgtcctcaaaaatcttaccagaaaagaggtttgggtattgttttctcatagcttcttccggttcccacgtagcctcttccattTCATGTCTTTGCTACAACATttttactaaagctatacttttattccttaattgtttgacttcccgagctagGATCTTTATCGtttcctcctcataggtcatatctagtcaaatttcaatctctgtcgaagaaattacatgtgaaggatctgaacgatagcgtcgcaacatcgacacatgaaatacattatgtatacTTTCCAACTCTACTGGCAATGCTAACCGATAAGCCACGGGTCCAATCCTTTCAATGACCTCATATAgcccaatgaaacgtggactcaatttgcctttacggccaaatctcaaaatcttcttccacggagatactttcagaaacactttatcacccacttgaaactcgatttcttttctttttaaatctgcgtaTAACTTTTGTCGatttgaagcagctttcaaacaatcacagattactttcactttttcttcagtttctctcaccaagtcaaccccgtgtatccgtttctcactgagctcagtccaatacaaaggggTTCTACACTTGCGTCCATATAATGCTTCACagggtgccatttgtatacttgactgatagctattgttataagaaaattcaaccaaaggtaagtattttttctaactaccttcgaactctaaaacacaacatcgaagcatgtcttcaagaatttgGATTATTCTTTCgaattgaccatcagtttgtggatgaaatgatgtactaaaatttaatctcgtacccaaagcttcttgcaactttttccagaatctccaagtgaacctcggatctctgtccgaaataatagATATTGGTACTCTgtgtaatcttacaatttcagcaacatacaactcagccaatttatcaagtgagtaatcaacaCGTATCGATATAAAATGgaccgattttgtcaatctatcaacaataacccaaacaacatctttctttttaggGGTCAAAGGAAAACCTGTCACAAAAACCATCGTAATTCATTCCCACTTCTATCGGGgaccatcactggctgaagtagacccgaaggcacctaatgttcagctttcacttgttggcaactcaaacatcttgatacaaattcagaaatatcctttttcatacttggccaccaatacaatgtcttcaaatcattatacatttccGTACTACCTCGGTGAACTGATAAAccaccactgtgtgcctcatgtaaaattttctaaattaactCATCATCTCtcggtacacatatcctatcCCGGAACATCAGACAATCATCTGATCTAATTCGAAAATCTAAATCGTCACCTGATTCATattgagctctcttggcttgTAATTCCCTGTTattcttttgagcttcacaaatttgctgaaggaATAATGGTCTAGCCCTCAACTcggctaaaatcgaaccatcatcagacaaagctaaACTCGTATTCATagttctcaaagcaaacaaggattttctgctcaaagcatcagcaactgtATTTGCTTTTCCGGGGTgttaatcaatcactagctcataatcttttattaatttgagccatcttcgttgtcgcaaattcaaatccttttgattcatcagatacttcaaacttttatgattagtaaagatttggcatttctcaccatacaaataatgacgccaaattttcaaagcaaaaacgatagcaactaattccaaatcatgcgtcagataattcttctcgtgtggtttcaactgtcttgaagcataaactactactttgccctcttgcattagtACACACCCCAGAtcattcaatgacgcatcactataaattatgaACTCTTTCCCTGTCTCAGGCTACACTAAAACTGGCGCTTCAGTTAATAATgctttcaatttttcaaaactttgttgacatttatcggtccactcaaacttaacattcttttgcagtaacttagtcataggagaagaaatcatcgagaatcccttgacaaaacatctataatacctggctaagcctagaaagcttctaacctcggatacattctttggcggttccCAATAAAAAATTGCTGAatttttgcttggatcaactcgaataccctcACTTGAAACTATGTGTCCCAAGAATCTGACCTCACGAAGCccaaactcacttttactaaatttagcaaacaatttcttctCTCTTAAAATCTGCAgcacagttctcaaatgttcggaGTACTCggtttcatctcgagaataaatcaaaatatcatctatgaacaccagcacgaacttatccaaatacggttagaaaatttagtttattaaatccataaaaatagccggagcattagttaaaccaaaaggcatcacaagaaattcatagtgtccaaacctcgttctgaaagcgatttttggcacatctgactctttaacacTCAGCTAATAGTAACCGGATCTcagatcgatctttgaaaacattgttgctccttttagttggtcaaaaaaatcatcaattcttggcaaaggatacttgttctttgtagtcactttgttgagctgacgatagtcaatacaaagtctcataaagccgtctttctttttcacaaataatacaggagcacctcaaggagaaaaactcagtcttataaatcctttatctgtcaactcttgcaactgagcttttaattctttcaattcactcagagccattctatacggagcaatagagatCGGTACAATCCCAGGTaacaaatcaatagcaaactcaacttctctaatctgaggtaacccaggcaattcctctagaaatacgtctggaaattcacaaactaccggtactgattcaagcttcgactcaGTCATCTCAGTATTTAACACATAagtaagataagcttcacacccttttctcatgtatttttgagcagacatgtgcgaaatcaccataagcaatttatttgattcatctgtttcaacccgaagaatttcaccattttcacatttcaactcaagaattttaTGTCTACAATtcaccttggcatcatgcaatgtcaaccaatccatccccaaaataacattaaactcatcaaatggtaacatcagattagccgaaaaacaatgaccttgaatcaccaaagggcaatttttgcaaaccttatcaactaacacgtatttgcctaaaggatttgacactttaatcacaaactcagtaaaaTCGACAAGAAAActcttattagatactaaattcacacaaatataggaatgagtagacccgggatcaattaatgcaataacatttgtatcataaagagaaaatctaccagtaatcacatcggggaatGATGCATCCTCATGACCACGTATGGCGTAAGCTCTAGTAGGTGTTCTAGTTTCTTGTCTCAAAGCTAAATCTTTCTTCACACTTTTACTGCTAACTTCACTTCcggtatttctcggtggtctacctctgctgacagtattacccgatctaactctctgaaatctttcttcttccctCATCTCAGTGCAATCTTTAATATAGTGTTCTTGAGAACCAAACCTGAAACAAGCTCATTTAATCAtccaacactcaccaaaatgtcgCCTACCACAATGTTGACACTCGGGTCTGTTATGCCCCACATTTCTTTTAGGAAGAATTACATGAgatttctttcaggaagaatCTAGTATCTGTATATTAGCCCttcacttaaaaatatcctatttcacttatctcatgtccatttttttccacaatttaaccaatggtctaatttccatttaaagacctccaatttaaaatttcataacaattggacacctccaacatgtagaactcaacttttgtactttttagaatttagtccttttgactaaattgagtgcccaaacgtcaaaatttttgaacgaaattttcacgaaatctttccgtgaaattgtaggccataaaaatataatgataataaaattttttcttgtcggatttgtgatcccgaaacacTGTTTCGACTatgccctaaatcgggctgttacacacaaATACAACAAAAACATTAATCAAGTTGAAAGATCAGATGAGCCAATTAATGAGCATGATGGGAAACATCAAAAGacaaattaacactaaaatttaGAGCAATATAGAGAACAATCCTCGGAGAGAAGggaaagagcatgtgaaagtgATTGTGCTCCGTTTGGGTAAAGTACTAAGTAGATTGGAAAAACCAtcccatgaggagagtaaagagGATTCTGAGGATCTTCAAGAGAACCCCCATGAAGTTGAGAAGGAACCAGAACCAGAAGAAGCAGTCGAGTCGGAGGAAGAGCCAATCAATGAAGCTGCACTAGTCAAAGTACCATTCCTATCACAACTGGAAAATAAACAAAGACAGGATAATACTGAATTTGTAGGTTTTGTAAACTTATTCAAATCCTTAAACATTAATTTTCCTTTAATTGATCTAATTGATAAAGTTTCTAAGTATTCAAAATTCCTAAAAGAAATTATATCTAGGcgtaagaaaattaaaataggaGAGCAAGTTGACATAAGCACCTCATGTAGTGCAATTATATCAAAACCGATAGCCCCAAAACTGAAAGACTCGGGGAGTGTTACTATGCCTATAGAGATAGAGGACATACATTTTAGCAAGACTCTACGTGATTTAGGAGTCAATATTAATTTAATGCTCTTATCTATATATGAAGAACTAGGGTTAAGGGAGCTTAAAAATACTTGGATCACACTACAATTAGCTGATAGGTCTTCAGTACAACCGAATGGAGTACTTGAAGATGTATTGGTTAAGGTGATGAGTTTTATCGTCCttgttgattttattattttagattttgaaaaggATCATGAGATACCCATTCTATTGGGTAGACCGTTTTTACCGAAATCCAGGTCCACCATTGATTTAGAAAATAATGAATTAACAGTGATGAACAATGGtgagaaataaatttttaaatatggtcACCAACAGAATGGGACCAATAGAGAAATTAGGAAAACAATACTTTAAAATATCTATAAAAATCCCTAATTACCCTGAGCCAAGGAAATAGTTTTTGGTGATTAGTGCAAGTAGCAAAAGAAAGTCTAAGGAACGAGACAAGCGGAGGAAGGTGGAGTGGCACGATGGATGCTTAACGAACACtgattgaaacaaaatagaaagagCATTCACGTGTACATTACTCGAGCTCACGGATGAATCCAGCAACAAGACTCGACAtttcaaaattgaactttaactttatatatcttattttatttttaattaacaaGTAGTTTAGACTCTAATattgatttcaatttttgttgAACAGGAACCGAAACACTTTGAAAATTAAGAATCGAGACTGAAACAGAGTCAGTGTCGCAACACGACACCTTTGTGTCACAACACCGCTCACAAACtcaaagaatcaagaaaatcaccACGACATCACGACACAACACCTCTATGTCGCTACATATAAGTCAGTATACGTAGGTTCTATAATTTCAGACTGTGTCGCAATATCGAACCCTGATGTCGCAACACAGAAAtcctgtgtcgcgacatcactACAATTTTTTTGTAAGGTCGACCCAACCCATCGTACAACCTGATTGAGTAAAACCTAATCTTACCCAATTTTTAACCTTAAAACACCTTCTTTTAAAACCCAAAACACTTTTAACTAAAACCTAAACATCCCATGACTTCTAAACCTTTTCAAAATCTCTCAAAATTCTTAAACCTTAAAACCCTTAAATCCTAAAAACCTTATCTGTTTTTGTCATATTTTGTTGAGACATTTCTTTTCTCCTAGCATTTTCATTTTGGTGCAGGTCATAATCCACAAGGAACAAGCTCTCGCAAggaataaaaaacatttaaactGAGGTTGAGGGTTACtaacttatttttataatttcattggATACATTGTTTGATATTTTGTTAGTTTCTAGATAGAAATTTTATAGAAAATGCCTCAAAAAAATCTAGAGAACTAAGGAACCcgaatcataaaaaaaaaagtctATGATTAGAaacataaactttgaaattttggatttggatttcatTTGCTAAACCAAATGCACATTTTAGGTATAAATCAGCTTAATATTCGATATGATTATATATTTGAAACGTATAAAAGCATACAAGATcatgatttgattttaaaaaaatcataaatgttCCAATTATATTTATCGCACTACTTCactattttttaaaatccaaTATCTCAAACGTAACCTCATACAATTACAATAATTGTGCATATCAAGTTTACGTAATTCAATTAGTTAACGTAAAATTAGGGCTAATATTTTCTGATGATTACAACAGATTGAgaattttacattaaaaattttgcagtaataatcaaatataaaaaggaGAAGTTAAACGTTGGGATTGGTTTTACCTTCCAACGCATTCTCTAAGAACTTCTTCAGTTTTCTCGCACTTTCGAATGAACTTTCCAGGCTCGACTTCTTCGTTCTTGCACTTCGATTGGATCACCTTTCGGGTAGAGCAATGATCGCCGTCGAGAGTGGCGGATTTAACCGCGTCGTTTGGGTCGTCTTTCCACACCCAacccattttctttcttctttttttactttcTCTCTCTATTGTGCGATGCTGTTTCTAGACCTTACTATTATATATTTCGCTGTTACGTTTCGTTTGCGGCAAGGGAAGCGATACTGTTATACTGCCTGTGGAATGTGGTGATGACCGGCCCAAAAAATGATATGATTGAGCCTGAATGGTTGAGATTTTGGATAAAGGCATTGACCCAACAATTTCTCACTTGCTATTCTCCAGTTTTATTTTTTACCAATTGGCCCGAATTTCAATTTTGTAAATGAGTGTTTTCGGCTTTATTCACTTTTGGCCCATGAATTACACTCGTATTGGCATTTAGGCTTCTTTTTGTTCCATTGAAAGCGGTAAAAAAACCATTATCCAATTAGAGCACGCCACATTTACCCCGCTAATATGGCTGTTGACTGCTGATGTGGCCATTGACTGGGCGTTCATCAgttaaaaaatcattaagaaaaatgtaaattttattttcaaaatttggaatAACATgttacaaaattgaaaaaaatagcaaaattacagaattttttttgtataagttattaaacattataaaaaattgaaaaaatattaaaatcataaaattattaaaaacaactgtaaaaataataaacattatgaataatttaacaattatgaaaaattaaaaagtagtaaattttaataaaataaaataaatattaaaatttgaaaattgatgtTCCAGACTTTGGCCAGTATTCAAGTCCATCGTTCTTATGGTTTTGATACCTGAAACGTTACTTTTAAAGAAATTGATGTTCCCAATTCCATACCCATTTTTCAGaaataaaagctaaaaaattGGCTAGTATTAATTCATCTTCTCATGCCACTAATCATCAAAACCAAAGTTAgctttaaattcaaaaaataaaaatttcagaacATCATAGCCATTTCCCCTGACAACGAATTATTTGAGTCTATAAGAGTTTATGAAAGACGATGTAAATGGCGGCAGATAAGCAAGAAACTTGGAAGCTCGCAGGATGGTGCCAATCTAAATGGTGGCAAATAGGAACTCAAAGGTTTTCCGGCTTTGAGCTTCGAGGAATCGAAAGAGTGGCGCTATTCATTGAAGAAGACGCCGAAATCCAAAGGCGATGGTAAAGGAAGTGACaacatcaaataaaaaattttgcaattcccttaaacttttcaaataaaacgtcgaaaaatactttttaaaaattaaaaggatgTTGTTCCTCGAAGAATGGGGGTTTGAACCGTCAATGATTCAATGTAAAGAAATTTGGCCTCTAGTTCAATATCGTCGATGggaacatttttatattattaccaAAGACTCTGTCGTGGTCCTGATAGTTCAGGAATTTTATGCATTTCTTCGGGACCAAGAGACTAAAGGGATAGAAGGTGCCACATGGGAAACGGTACCTGTGCAAGGGAAAGATGTGAGATTCACCCTGAGTTATCTGTGAATTTTATAACGCTCCATATTATGAAAAAGATTTTGTGGAAGAAACtgatttagaatattttaaaggcATAAATATGGATAACAATATAAATTACCTAACAAAAGGGAGGGGTAAATGAAAGTGTCGCCCAGGTACTGATATTCCCACATCCTTTACTCAAGCAATAATATTACCTGTTGCAAAGATGTGGATTCAATTTTTATGCACTCGAATCGCTTCAGCATTAAATGTCTGTAATGTCAATACTTTTTGAGTTGTTTTGCTTTATGatgttttacaaaaaaaaaaagcaagtgTGCATCAGGACATGGATATACAAGTAGATGAAAAAGGTCGTTAGTGGCcagaaagttgagatttctttcCCCACTTAGTGATGGCCATGTGCAAGAGAGCCGACGTTCCAATGAAGACTACAGAGCAATCTATGAAGCCCTCAAGAAGCATTATATGAGACACACTCTACACGCAATACACGGAGTTTCAACAAAAACAAATAAGAGATTGAAACAAACGTCAAAAAGAGAAGATGGATGTCCCATATTCAATTAAACAAAAAGCAAAACCAACACCTCGACAAGATATTTGCGAGAGCAACCACCCCAAGTTGGATTGGATGATACACTGGA is part of the Gossypium hirsutum isolate 1008001.06 chromosome D11, Gossypium_hirsutum_v2.1, whole genome shotgun sequence genome and encodes:
- the LOC107911450 gene encoding fra a 1-associated protein-like isoform X2, with amino-acid sequence MGWVWKDDPNDAVKSATLDGDHCSTRKVIQSKCKNEEVEPGKFIRKCEKTEEVLRECVGSCDRNGTLTSAASLIGSSSDSTASSGSGSFSTSWGFS
- the LOC107911450 gene encoding fra a 1-associated protein-like isoform X1, with product MGWVWKDDPNDAVKSATLDGDHCSTRKVIQSKCKNEEVEPGKFIRKCEKTEEVLRECVGSFIDWLFLRLDCFFWFWFLLNFMGVLLKILRILFTLLMGWFFQST